From one Heterodontus francisci isolate sHetFra1 unplaced genomic scaffold, sHetFra1.hap1 HAP1_SCAFFOLD_51_1, whole genome shotgun sequence genomic stretch:
- the LOC137365672 gene encoding histone H2B 1/2-like → MVEEKKKAAAKKGAKKTVRKPSAKGGKKRRKSRKESYSIYKVMKQVHPDTGISSKAMSIMNSFVNDIFERIAGEASRLAHYNKRSTISSREIQTAVRLLLPGELAKHAVSEGTKAVTKYT, encoded by the coding sequence atggttgaggagaagaagaaagcagctgcgaagaagggcgccaagaaaactgtgagaaaaccgtcagcaaagggcggcaagaagcggagaaagtcgaggaaggagagttactcaatctacaaagtgatgaagcaggttcaccccgacaccggcatctcttccaaggccatgagcatcatgaactcgtttgtgaacgatattttcgagcgcatcgcgggtgaggcttcccgcctggcccattacaacaagcgcagcaccatcagctcccgggagatccagaccgccgtgcgcctgctgctgcctggggagctggccaagcacgccgtgtcggaagggacaaaggcagtgaccaagtacacc
- the LOC137365673 gene encoding histone H2B-like: KKGAKKTVSKPSAKGGKRRRKSRKESYSIYIYKVMKQVHPDTGIPPKAMSIMNSFVNDIFGRIAGEASRLAHYNKRSTISSREIQTAVRLLLPGELAKHAVSEGTKAVTKYTSSK; encoded by the coding sequence aagaagggcgccaagaaaactgtgagtaaaccatcagcaaagggcggtaagaggcggagaaagtcgaggaaggagagttactccatctacatctacaaagtgatgaagcaggttcaccccgacaccggcatcccccccaaggccatgagcatcatgaactcgtttgtgaacgatattttcgggcgcatcgcgggtgaggcttcccgcctggcccattacaacaagcgcagcaccatcagctcccgggagatccagaccgccgtgcgcctgctgctgcccggggagctggccaagcacgccgtgtcggaagggacaaaggcggtgaccaagtacaccagctccaagtaa